TTTCTCTGAGTTAAATGTAATAGTGCCTTTATAGGTTTCTACGATGTTTTTAACCATGGCCAACCCAAGCCCCATACCACTGGTCTTGGTGGTGAATTTTGGTTCGAAAACCTTTTCGATATTCTCTTCTAAAATACCCGAACCATTGTCTGAAACTATAATAACCACGTCGTTTTTATATGTGGATACGTTAATATTAATTTTTGGGGTTTGATCTTCTGGCATCGCTTGAATGGCATTTTTAACCAAATTGGTAACTACACGTATAAGTTGTGTTCTATCTAGCTTCGCTATGATTTCTTCTTTTTCTGCCGTAAAATTGATGTAATCTTCATTAAATATTTCTAAAGCTAACTTTACAATGTAAACAACATTTAAGGTTTCGTTTTGTTGCGCTGGCATATTAGCAAAATTCGAAAATGCCGATGCAATAGAACTCATGGTGTCTATTTGCTGAATTAAGGTTTTGCTGTACTCATCTAGTTTGGAATGAATATTTTCATCATTAGGATCAAACTTACGCTGAAAATTTTGAACTGTTAAACGCATGGGCGTTAACGGGTTTTTAATTTCGTGCGCTACTTGTTTTGCCATTTCCCTCCAAGCTTGTTCGCGTTCACTTCGTGCTAATTGTATAGCACTTTCTTCAAGTTCGTCAATCATGCTATTATAAGAGCTAACCAAGGTAGAAATCTCTTCGCTGGTGTCGTTCACAACTATTTTTTGGTTGCGTTTTTCTAATCGGGTGGTGTTAATTTTATCGCTAATGGTTTTTAATGATTTTGTGATGTATTTAGATAATAAAAACGCAATAGCAATGGCCATAAGCAACACAAATATAAAGGCATACCCAATTCGGGTTAGAAATTCCTCAAGCTCTTTAGTAAGAAAATCGTCTTTTTCTAAATAGGGTAAATTTAGTATGGCTATTTCTTTAGATTTTTGGTCAATGAGGTAGGTATAAGACGATTGAAAAGCCTCGCCATTTTCTATCCGTTTATCTACATACCTATGTGAAGCCGTATTAGATATGGCATTTAAAATTTCGACATCCATACATTGATCTGCCTCGTTATTTTGCAAGCCTGCTTTTGAAGAAATTAGCAAAGAGCCTTCTAGATCGTATAAATTAATTTGAAGTTTGTGAATATCGGCAATATTGTAAACCTCTTCTTTAAATATAATCGGAATGTTTTCTGTTTTAACTTCCCATGTGTTTTGCCTACCGTTTAAAACATGTTTTAAATGCGATTGGATGTTTTCTTCTTTACGCTCTAATCGTTCTCTATGGTAATCTTCACTTTGTTCTTTATACTGGTAAATAGCAACTGCCGAAATAAGTATAGATGCCAGTAAAACCAACAGGATCATGGCGAAAAAAATACGGATTCGTAATGAAAGTTTTTTTAATTTCATGTATCTTTTTTCATTGCTTTTATAGGTCACTTGTCGCTTCCATATAATAAAGTGATTTAAAAGAATGATGCTTTAAATATAGCAATAATTGAACCAAACAGCTCTAAGGGTGATTTAAAAATAAAATTCTAAATCCTAATGCTATGACCTTGAAACATTAATTACATTTCAGACTATGCCTCAGGATTTTTCTCTCGGATGTTTTTATAAATTTTGAACCCTAACATGATTAAAACGCCCAAAACAAGAATGCCTACAATGCCCCAAACCCAATTGATAGCGCTTTTTAAAACCACTAAAAATACAACGGCGAATAGGATAAAGGTGGCACCTTCGTTCCAGATACGCATAAAACTGGATGATTTCTTTACCACATCGTTTTGAAGTTGTTTGTAGTATTGATGGGTTTTTAAGTGATAGACGATGAGCAATAAAACAAATGCTAATTTTACATGCATCCAAGGTTGTTGCAACCAAAAAGGCTGCAAAATAAGGAGCCAAATGGCAAAAATGGTCGCTAATATTGCTGATGGCCATGTGATGATAAACCACAAACGTTTTGCCATGAGCTTTAATTGGTTTCCAAGAATTTCTTTGTCGGGTGATGGCTTATGAAACGCTTCTATTTGATAAACAAATAATCTTGGAATGTAAAATAAGCCTGCAAACCAAGTGATTACAAAAATAAGGTGAAACGATTTTATGTAGTTGTAATATTCCATAACTAACTAGGTTGATTAATTAAAGTGGCTTTTACTTCTCTATTTAAAAAATAAGCGGTTACAATGGTTGAAAGCACATCGGAAATTGGGAAGGATATCCAAACCCCCAATTCGCCATAAAACTTTGGCAATATTAATATTAACGGAATAAAGAAAAAACCTTGGCGCGTTAAAGTTAATAATAAGGCGGGAATTGCTTTCCCGATAGACTGAAAATAGGCTGCACCAATAAGCTGAACAGCTATAATGGGTGTTGCAGCAAATACCCAGCGCATGTCGTTTGGTGTTTGTTGAATGACCTCTAAATTGGTTGTAAACATTCTAGTAATAGCCTCGGGAAAAACCATGAGGATAACAAATATACATGTTGATAATATGGTGGCATACTTTATCGCAATATTAATACTTTGCCTGACCCGGTGATAATTCCCTGCCCCATAGTTATACCCTGCTATAGGCAAAAAGCCTTGTGTAATTCCTAAAACGGGAAACATGGCAAACATAAGCATACGTCCCACAATGGCATAGGCAGTAACAGAGATTTCCCCTCCTAAATCGAACAAAATATTGTTCATGAATAGATAGGTAACGCTTACCACGGCTTGTCTTGCAAGCGTTACAAATCCTAAAGACCCAATTTCCGAAACTATTGACGTGTTTAATCCGAAATGTGAAAAATCAATTTTCAATTCAGAATGCTTCGACATGAAGAACCACCATATATAAATAAAACATACGATGTAAGACAACGACGTAGCCCAAGCAGCGCCTTCCATACCAAAGTCCAACACATTTATAAAAATATAGTCTAATAGTAGGTTGCTTACCGATGGAATCATCATCGCATACATGGCGAATTTAGGTTTCCCTTCCGCCCTAATAACGGTGTTTCCCATCATACTTAGCGCCAAAAATGGGACGCCATACAATACAATAGTATAATAAATTTTAGCAGGTTCGAAAATAGCACCTTTACCTCCAAATGATAGAATAATGGCATCAGAATAAATCAATCCAACAATCACTAAAGTAACTGTAAGTAAAACGGTTAACGTAATTTGATTCCCAAAAGTCTTGAGTGCTTTGTTTTTACTGTCTGCCCCTAAAGCCCTTGAAATGATGGAAGACCCACCGATACCAATGGCCATCCCTAAAGCTGCAATAAAAAAGGAAACCGGCAACACCACATTAATAGCGGCTATGGCTGTAGAACCTATCCAATGGCCCACAAAAATGGTGTCGACCAGAATGTTTAACGACATAACTAAAATACCAATAGATGCAGGAACCGCTTGCTTAATCAAAATTTTTCCTATGGGTTGCGATCCTAAATCTTGTGATGATACTTTTGCCATTACACGTTTATTGTTTCATCTGTTTATATTTATTATTTTTATCGGTCAGATGGTACATCCATAAGCATGTCCCCGTTTGTTAAAGGTGTTTTTAGCATGGATGTTTCAACAGAAGCCCATTCGTTAATCCATTTTGAAAGCAGTGCTACCCAAGCATCATCATCATTTAAACAAGGTACGGTTGTAAAGTCTTTTCCTCCCATTTCATGGAAAATCTCCTGTCCTTCTATCGCTATTTCTTCTAAAGTTTCCAAACAATCGCTCACAAATGCCGGGGTTACAATAGCCATGTTTTTGATGCCGTTTTTTCCTAAACGTTCAATGGTTCTATCGGTATACGGTTGCAACCACGGATCGAAACCTAAACGCGATTGAAATGATGTTGAATAACTTCCTTCTTTAAGCTGCAATTTTTCAGCCACCAATCGGGTAACCTCTAAACATTGATGCCTGTAACAAAACTCATGGGCTTTACTTGGCGTTATACAACAACTGCTATCAATTTTACAATGCGATTTCGTTACATCACTTTTTCGAATATGTCGTTCTGGAACACCGTGATAAGAGAATAATAAGTGCTCGTAATTCTTGCCTTCTAAATGGCGCTTAATGGCATCTGAAAGCACCTCAATATAATCGGGTTTGTTATAAAATGCCGGCACCGATTCTATTTTTAAATTTGGAAAATGTTGCTGACGAAGTTCTTCGGCTAAAACCGTAATCGTTTCGGTAGTTGCCATAGCAAACTGCGGGTATAACGGAAACAATAACACCTCATCGACACCTTTATCAACCAACTCTTGAAGTCCTTTTTTAATGGTCATACTGCCATAACGCATCGCCAAAGCCACAGGCAAACTGGTTTGTTTTTGTATTTTCTTTTGAAGTCTTTCTGAAAGCACAATTAAAGGCGACCCTTCTTCCCACCATATTTTTTTATAAGCTGCTGCCGATTGTTTCGGGCGCGTTTTTAAAATAATGCCTTTTACAAGTGCTGTTCTGGCAATAAGAGGGATATCGATAACCCGCTCGTCCATTAAAAACTCACCTAAATATTTTTTTACGTCTTTTGGTGTTGGGCTATCTGGAGAGCCAAGATTCACAAGTATAATACCTTTCATATAAATAATATTGTATCACAAAAATACAATACAAATGTTGAATGATATTGTATTTGAATTAAAAACGCTATAATTTATAGGCATTCTCATTTGTTAATTAAAAAAATATGCAGATTAGAACACTAGTAATTCTAATCTGCATATTAATAAAATTTTTATGTAAAATCTGATTTACTCGTCTAATTCTGACTTATTGTAAACCCAACCAGGTAGTTCTGATCTATCAAAGTTTGGTTTTTTTATGTTATTCACATTT
This genomic window from Mariniflexile sp. TRM1-10 contains:
- a CDS encoding sensor histidine kinase — translated: MKLKKLSLRIRIFFAMILLVLLASILISAVAIYQYKEQSEDYHRERLERKEENIQSHLKHVLNGRQNTWEVKTENIPIIFKEEVYNIADIHKLQINLYDLEGSLLISSKAGLQNNEADQCMDVEILNAISNTASHRYVDKRIENGEAFQSSYTYLIDQKSKEIAILNLPYLEKDDFLTKELEEFLTRIGYAFIFVLLMAIAIAFLLSKYITKSLKTISDKINTTRLEKRNQKIVVNDTSEEISTLVSSYNSMIDELEESAIQLARSEREQAWREMAKQVAHEIKNPLTPMRLTVQNFQRKFDPNDENIHSKLDEYSKTLIQQIDTMSSIASAFSNFANMPAQQNETLNVVYIVKLALEIFNEDYINFTAEKEEIIAKLDRTQLIRVVTNLVKNAIQAMPEDQTPKININVSTYKNDVVIIVSDNGSGILEENIEKVFEPKFTTKTSGMGLGLAMVKNIVETYKGTITFNSEKDKGTVFRVTFPKE
- a CDS encoding CopD family protein, whose amino-acid sequence is MEYYNYIKSFHLIFVITWFAGLFYIPRLFVYQIEAFHKPSPDKEILGNQLKLMAKRLWFIITWPSAILATIFAIWLLILQPFWLQQPWMHVKLAFVLLLIVYHLKTHQYYKQLQNDVVKKSSSFMRIWNEGATFILFAVVFLVVLKSAINWVWGIVGILVLGVLIMLGFKIYKNIREKNPEA
- a CDS encoding MATE family efflux transporter; its protein translation is MAKVSSQDLGSQPIGKILIKQAVPASIGILVMSLNILVDTIFVGHWIGSTAIAAINVVLPVSFFIAALGMAIGIGGSSIISRALGADSKNKALKTFGNQITLTVLLTVTLVIVGLIYSDAIILSFGGKGAIFEPAKIYYTIVLYGVPFLALSMMGNTVIRAEGKPKFAMYAMMIPSVSNLLLDYIFINVLDFGMEGAAWATSLSYIVCFIYIWWFFMSKHSELKIDFSHFGLNTSIVSEIGSLGFVTLARQAVVSVTYLFMNNILFDLGGEISVTAYAIVGRMLMFAMFPVLGITQGFLPIAGYNYGAGNYHRVRQSINIAIKYATILSTCIFVILMVFPEAITRMFTTNLEVIQQTPNDMRWVFAATPIIAVQLIGAAYFQSIGKAIPALLLTLTRQGFFFIPLILILPKFYGELGVWISFPISDVLSTIVTAYFLNREVKATLINQPS
- the hemH gene encoding ferrochelatase; the encoded protein is MKGIILVNLGSPDSPTPKDVKKYLGEFLMDERVIDIPLIARTALVKGIILKTRPKQSAAAYKKIWWEEGSPLIVLSERLQKKIQKQTSLPVALAMRYGSMTIKKGLQELVDKGVDEVLLFPLYPQFAMATTETITVLAEELRQQHFPNLKIESVPAFYNKPDYIEVLSDAIKRHLEGKNYEHLLFSYHGVPERHIRKSDVTKSHCKIDSSCCITPSKAHEFCYRHQCLEVTRLVAEKLQLKEGSYSTSFQSRLGFDPWLQPYTDRTIERLGKNGIKNMAIVTPAFVSDCLETLEEIAIEGQEIFHEMGGKDFTTVPCLNDDDAWVALLSKWINEWASVETSMLKTPLTNGDMLMDVPSDR